One segment of Miscanthus floridulus cultivar M001 unplaced genomic scaffold, ASM1932011v1 os_2356_4, whole genome shotgun sequence DNA contains the following:
- the LOC136534870 gene encoding lysM domain-containing GPI-anchored protein LYP4-like: MRAAAASLRLLPHLLLLLVLLLSAVPNALSKSTLESCASSTACPALLSYTLYADLKLAELAALFAADPLAILAANAIDFAVPDPADRILPAGLPLRVPVPCACSDGIRKATSVRYVARAGDTLASVAGTVYGGLTTPDWIRDSNGMLEDAALDAGTTLFVPLHCACFGGVDSGAPAVYLTYVVAEGDTVPAIARRFRTTGNDLMSVNDMATADVAAGDIIVVPLPACASSFPAFTSDAGLAVTNGTYAITANRCVQCSCGPGNLDLFCVPAPLADSTCSSMQCSNSSMMLGNFTLQMTSAGCSVTSCTYGGYVNGTILATLITSLKPQCPGPHQFPPLMPPPTSSFFETYLGPSPTPMASEGGIGPQVAGMAPTSSPPVSSGSPPMAGSHGSDRLALVALCLVASLLW; the protein is encoded by the exons ATGCGGGCAGCAGCGGCGTCCCTACGACTACTaccccacctcctcctcctcctcgtcctgctGCTGTCCGCCGTGCCCAATGCCTTGTCCAAGTCGACGCTCGAGTCctgtgcctcctccaccgcctgccCGGCGCTGCTCTCCTACACGCTCTACGCGGACCTGAAGCTGGCCGAGCTCGCCGCGCTGTTCGCCGCCGACCCGCTGGCCATCCTGGCTGCCAACGCCATCGACTTCGCGGTCCCGGATCCGGCGGACCGCATCCTCCCGGCAGGTCTCCCGCTGCGCGTGCCGGTGCCGTGCGCCTGCTCCGACGGCATCCGCAAGGCCACCTCCGTCCGGTACGTGGCCCGGGCCGGGGACACGCTGGCGTCCGTCGCCGGCACCGTCTACGGCGGGCTCACCACGCCCGACTGGATCCGCGACTCCAACGGCATGCTCGAGGACGCCGCCCTCGACGCCGGGACCACGCTGTTCGTGCCGCTGCACTGCGCCTGCTTCGGCGGCGTCGACAGCGGCGCCCCCGCGGTGTACCTGACGTACGTGGTGGCGGAGGGCGACACCGTGCCGGCCATCGCGCGGAGGTTCCGCACCACGGGCAACGACCTCATGAGCGTCAACGACATGGCCACCGCCGACGTCGCCGCCGGGGACATCATCGTCGTGCCGCTGCCAG CATGCGCCTCGTCGTTCCCCGCGTTCACGTCGGACGCCGGCCTGGCCGTGACCAACGGGACATACGCGATCACCGCCAACCGCTGCGTCCAGTGCAGCTGCGGCCCTGGCAACCTGGA CTTGTTCTGCGTGCCGGCGCCGCTGGCGGACTCGACGTGCTCCAGCATGcagtgcagcaacagcagcatgATGCTCGGCAACTTCACACTACAGATGACCAGCGCCGGCTGCAGCGTCACCTCCTGCACCTACGGCGGATACGTCAACGGGACCATCCTCGCCAC GTTAATCACGTCACTGAAACCCCAGTGCCCAG GCCCGCACCAGTTCCCTCCGCTGATGCCGCCGCCGACGTCGTCGTTCTTCGAGACGTACCTCGGCCCGTCACCGACGCCGATGGCATCTGAAGGCGGCATTGGCCCGCAGGTGGCTGGCATGGCGCCGACAAGCAGCCCGCCGGTGAGTTCAGGCAGTCCTCCGATGGCAGGTTCACACGGCAGTGATCGTCTTGCACTGGTCGCTCTTTGCCTCGTCGCCAGTCTGCTGTGGTAG